One window from the genome of Treponema sp. OMZ 838 encodes:
- the tsf gene encoding translation elongation factor Ts, with translation MEIKASDVKALREKTGAGMMECKKALQECNGDAKEAEKFLKEKGLAAVEKRASRATSEGIIVVKTADSKAVMAELTCETDFVAKNADFIAVGDKIAETALAKGYTDVQQELSDMVLDLATRVRENMGLRRLTAVQAGSDEYIAHYVHSDKKTGVIVMLKSDKTDVFADKVFQEFAYDCCLHAAAFTPLYVKKEDVDAAYIDEQLEVFRGQVAELQKPDNVKEGIVKGKLNKHLAEICFLEQAFVKDDKLSVTAKMKEVGKQLGANISLSKLVLWQLGQ, from the coding sequence ATGGAAATAAAAGCATCTGACGTAAAGGCGCTGCGCGAAAAAACCGGCGCCGGTATGATGGAATGTAAAAAAGCTCTGCAGGAATGTAACGGTGATGCAAAAGAGGCTGAGAAATTCTTAAAAGAAAAAGGTCTTGCTGCTGTTGAAAAGCGTGCAAGCCGCGCGACCAGCGAAGGTATCATCGTCGTTAAAACCGCCGATTCTAAAGCAGTGATGGCGGAATTAACCTGTGAGACCGACTTTGTCGCAAAAAATGCCGATTTTATCGCAGTCGGCGATAAAATTGCAGAAACAGCCCTCGCAAAAGGCTATACCGATGTTCAACAAGAATTGAGCGATATGGTACTCGACCTTGCCACACGCGTACGCGAAAATATGGGCTTACGGCGCTTAACTGCCGTACAAGCAGGCAGCGATGAATACATTGCGCATTATGTCCACTCCGACAAAAAGACCGGCGTTATCGTCATGTTAAAATCCGATAAGACCGACGTATTTGCCGACAAAGTATTTCAGGAATTTGCGTATGACTGCTGCCTCCATGCAGCGGCATTTACCCCGCTCTATGTAAAGAAAGAAGATGTCGATGCTGCCTATATCGACGAGCAACTCGAAGTATTCCGCGGACAGGTTGCCGAATTACAGAAGCCTGACAATGTAAAAGAAGGAATCGTAAAAGGAAAGCTGAATAAGCATTTAGCCGAGATATGCTTCCTTGAACAAGCCTTTGTTAAGGATGATAAGCTTTCCGTGACGGCAAAAATGAAGGAAGTCGGAAAGCAGCTCGGTGCGAATATCAGTCTTTCAAAGCTTGTATTGTGGCAGCTTGGCCAATAG